The Anabaena sp. WA102 genome contains a region encoding:
- a CDS encoding alpha/beta fold hydrolase — translation MTDSPKTWTWQDFPICYQTQGNTGPAVILIHGFGASWGHWRKNIPALAANCRVYAIDLIGFGGSAKPKPGEITYTLETWGQQVADFCREVVGEPAFLVGNSIGCIVAMQAAVINPDMALGTALLNCSLRLLHDRKRPSLPWIKRFGTPILQNFLAIKLVGNFFFNRLAQPPTVKNILLQAYANGETVTDELVDILMTPAKDPGAAAVFLAFTAYSSGPLAEDLLPRISCPVIILWGTADPWEPINLGRELANFPQVQKFIHLEGVGHCPQDEAPELVNPILLDWIGELLVP, via the coding sequence ATGACAGATTCTCCGAAAACTTGGACTTGGCAAGATTTTCCTATTTGTTACCAAACTCAAGGGAATACAGGACCCGCTGTAATTCTGATACATGGATTTGGTGCATCCTGGGGACACTGGCGCAAAAATATTCCAGCTTTAGCCGCAAATTGCCGAGTTTATGCAATTGATTTAATTGGTTTTGGGGGTTCAGCTAAACCCAAACCAGGAGAAATTACCTATACCTTAGAAACTTGGGGACAACAAGTAGCAGATTTTTGTCGGGAAGTGGTGGGTGAACCTGCATTTTTGGTAGGTAATTCTATTGGTTGTATTGTCGCTATGCAAGCGGCGGTAATTAACCCGGATATGGCTTTGGGAACTGCTTTGCTTAACTGTTCTTTGCGGTTATTACATGATCGTAAACGTCCAAGCTTACCTTGGATTAAGCGATTTGGTACACCAATTTTACAAAACTTTCTAGCAATTAAACTAGTAGGTAATTTCTTTTTTAATCGTCTAGCTCAACCACCAACAGTTAAAAATATTCTTTTACAAGCCTATGCTAACGGAGAAACGGTAACAGATGAGTTAGTAGATATTTTAATGACACCGGCAAAAGATCCTGGGGCTGCGGCTGTATTTTTAGCTTTTACGGCTTATTCCAGTGGTCCTTTAGCGGAAGACTTATTACCTAGAATATCTTGTCCAGTAATTATTTTATGGGGAACGGCTGACCCTTGGGAACCTATTAATTTAGGTAGAGAGTTAGCCAATTTCCCCCAAGTTCAAAAGTTTATTCATTTAGAAGGTGTGGGACATTGTCCTCAAGATGAAGCACCTGAATTAGTAAATCCAATTTTACTTGATTGGATTGGTGAACTACTAGTACCGTAG